One genomic segment of Arachis duranensis cultivar V14167 chromosome 4, aradu.V14167.gnm2.J7QH, whole genome shotgun sequence includes these proteins:
- the LOC107484385 gene encoding F-box/kelch-repeat protein At3g24760, producing the protein MTELNHLSTDLIELILSFLPIPTLIRSSTVCKQWHSIISSVSFSNNHNNNKKPWFFLHGIHNISSKNNQSFAFDPTSNSWFLFPTFPTTSTTTNNHQNQPNNSFIGSNGFFFITVPEFCYTRILRPTRWHATSPLYFSRINPLLGVFNDHGPHPKFIVVGGVKFIGNLVDIEDRLDVEIYDPVQGTWELSPPLPADFRSGNSSSSLSSAMFKGRFYVYGIYSCFVASFDLKQRIWSDVQTLRPHLGVAFCFLIPCSKHLLLAGVCNSPQGGCSFNLWKVDEGTMEVSEIGAMPRELLYALFDGDEDDEFASLKCVGLDDLVYVFNEDYHSVYPSCVCEIDADSGRCSWRRVPQLPSPVNKFHKVISFCSTLSLHSILGDEDEHLQIQ; encoded by the coding sequence ATGACAGAGCTCAACCATCTAAGCACAGACCTCATAGAACTAATCCTCTCTTTCCTCCCAATCCCAACCTTAATCCGTTCTTCCACAGTCTGCAAGCAATGGCACTCCATAATCTCCTCTGTCTCCTTCTCCAacaaccacaacaacaacaagaagccaTGGTTCTTCCTCCATGGAATCCATAACATCTCCTCAAAGAACAACCAGTCCTTCGCCTTTGACCCAACCTCCAATTCTTGGTTCCTCTTCCCAACCTTCCCAACCACCTCAACAACAACCAACAACCACCAAAACCAACCTAACAACTCCTTCATAGGCTCCAATGGTTTCTTCTTCATAACCGTCCCCGAATTCTGTTACACCCGCATCCTCCGTCCCACCCGCTGGCATGCCACGTCACCACTCTACTTTTCAAGAATCAACCCTCTCTTGGGCGTTTTCAATGACCATGGCCCACACCCCAAGTTCATTGTCGTTGGCGGAGTCAAGTTCATCGGAAACCTTGTTGACATTGAAGACCGTTTGGACGTTGAGATTTACGACCCGGTTCAGGGGACATGGGAGCTTAGTCCTCCTCTACCTGCAGATTTCAGATCTGgaaactcttcttcttcattgtcCTCCGCCATGTTCAAAGGGAGATTCTATGTCTATGGGATATATTCttgttttgttgcttccttCGATCTCAAGCAACGGATTTGGAGTGATGTTCAGACGCTTAGGCCTCACCTGGGCGTCGCTTTCTGCTTCTTGATTCCATGTAGCAAACATCTCCTTCTTGCTggcgtttgcaattccccgcaAGGAGGGTGTTCCTTTAACCTCTGGAAGGTCGACGAGGGAACCATGGAGGTCTCTGAGATTGGGGCAATGCCGCGTGAACTGCTCTATGCCTTGTTTGATGGCGACGAGGACGACGAGTTCGCGAGCCTCAAGTGTGTAGGGTTGGATGATCTTGTATATGTTTTCAATGAGGATTATCACAGTGTTTATCCTTCTTGTGTTTGTGAGATTGACGCTGATTCTGGGAGATGTAGCTGGAGGAGGGTGCCTCAATTGCCATCTCCGGTGAACAAGTTTCATAAagttattagtttttgttctaCTCTTTCTCTGCATAGTATTcttggtgatgaagatgaaCATCTTCAAATTCAATAG